The genomic interval GATCTCCCCAATTAATTCTCTGCCATGTCTTGCTACAAAGCTAAGTTCCGGATTTCTTTTTATGAATGATTGCATAGAAGAGATAGAATCAGCATCATCCAGGCCAACCTCTGGTATTGAAGCCCAGAAAGCTGTAGCTTCTTCATAGTCAGACATTGAAAATTTAGTGATTTCTATATTCATTTTATGTCGAACGCCAAATTCACAGGCGCCTGCTTTTTGGCGTCCTGTGCAATGCAAGGTTATGCATTTTTAAGTTTCTGATTCTACGATTTTGATTTCTTCCTCTGTTAAATCATACAGTTTATATACGAATTGATCTATCTGATTGTCCGTCGAA from bacterium carries:
- a CDS encoding GNAT family N-acetyltransferase; its protein translation is MNIEITKFSMSDYEEATAFWASIPEVGLDDADSISSMQSFIKRNPELSFVARHGRELIGEI